In a genomic window of Larus michahellis chromosome 3, bLarMic1.1, whole genome shotgun sequence:
- the PTK2B gene encoding protein-tyrosine kinase 2-beta isoform X6, with protein sequence MGWLSRLFNQLSWKGCSAPSTPGVVRMSSIPEALGRPRSSSSRSLAGTLEATLGMGTLEMDKEEMRILKVCFYSNSFNMGKNFKLVKCPVTTEIREVIRSILVSGRIGPDIKLAECYGLRLKHVKSDEIHWLHPDLTVGEVQEKYECLHLEAEWRYDLQIRYLPEDFIERFKEDRTTLLYFYQQLRSEYMQNYASKVSEGMALQLGCLELRRFYKDMPQNALDKKSNFEFLEKEVGLDLFFPSQMQENLKPKQFRKMIQQTFQQYALLREEECILKFLHTLATFANIDQESYRCELIQGWNITVDLVIGPKGIRQMTSKEAKATPGLCLPPQPTCLAEFKHIKSIKCSSVEEGRAVLQLGLSGTPQSLAIKTASLAEAENMADLIDGYCRLQGHLETSLIIFPRREREKRISLPQIPAPHLEERQSTLSDSVSVDSDIYAEIPDESSRPRSGVQHYGISREDVTLGRILGEGFFGEVYEGIYTTPKGERVNVAVKTCKKDCSPENKDKFLSEAVLMKKLDHPHIVKLIGIAEEEPTWIIMELYPYGELGQYLEQNKPCLAVPTLILYALQISKALAYLEAINCVHRDIAVRNILVASPECVKLGDFGLSRYIEDEEYYKASVTRLPIKWMSPESINFRRFTTASDVWMFAVCMWEILSYGKQPFFWLENKDVIGVLERGDRLPKPDLCPPVLYTLMTRCWDYDPNERPKFKDLVCSLSDIYLMEKELAKEQERNNRHRPPKIMEPPSFQEPPPKPSRPRYKPPPQSNLLAPKLQFQVPEGLCASSPTLTSPIEYQSPANSLHTPPLNRHNVFKRHSMREEDFLRPSSREEAQKLWEMERLKMRQVLDKQQKQMVEDYQWLRQEEKALDPTVFMNNNAPPLLPEKETDYTEFTGPPQKPPRFGAQSIHPAPTANLDRTDDTVYSNVMDLVRAVLQLKNEISLLPPEEYIIVVKNVGLSLRKLIGSVDEILPILPAASRTEIEGTQKLLNKDLADLINKMRLAQQNAVTSLSEECKRQMLTASHTLAVDAKNLLDAVDQAKVQANLVKLCLE encoded by the exons GGAAGGGATGCTCAGCCCCTAGCACCCCAGGCGTGGTGAGGATGTCATCCATCCCCGAGGCGCTGGGTCGCCCCCGGAGCAGCTCCTCCCGCAGCCTGGCCGGGACCCTGGAGGCCACCCTGGGCATGGGGACGTTGGAGATGGACAAGGAGGAGATGCGCATCCTCAAGGTCTGCTTCTACAGCAACAGCTTCAACATGGGCAAGAACTTCAAGCTGGTGAAGTGTCCGGTGACGACAGAGATCCGG gaGGTGATCAGGTCCATCCTGGTGAGCGGCCGCATCGGGCCTGACATCAAGTTGGCCGAGTGCTATGGGCTCCGCCTGAAGCACGTGAAGTCGGACGAGATCCACTGGCTGCACCCAGACCTGACGGTGGGTGAAGTGCAGGAGAAGTACGAGTGCCTGCACCTGGAGGCTGAGTGGAG GTACGATCTCCAAATCCGCTATCTGCCGGAGGATTTCATAGAGCGCTTCAAAGAGGACAGGACCACCTTGCTCTACTTCTACCAGCAG CTCCGGAGCGAGTACATGCAGAATTACGCCAGCAAGGTGAGCGAGGGCATGgccctgcagctgggctgcctgGAGCTCAG GAGGTTTTATAAGGACATGCCTCAGAATGCGCTGGATAAGAAATCCAACTTCGAGTTCCTGGA GAAGGAGGTGGGCCTGGACCTCTTCTTCCCCAGCCAGATGCAGGAGAACCTGAAG CCCAAGCAGTTCCGGAAGATGATCCAGCAGACCTTCCAGCAGTACGcgctgctgcgggaggaggagTGCATCCTCAAGTTCCTCCACACCCTCGCCACCTTCGCCAACATCGACCAGGAGAGCTACCGCTGCGAGCTCATC cAAGGGTGGAACATCACGGTGGACCTGGTCATCGGACCCAAGGGCATCCGGCAGATGACGAGCAAGGAGGCCAAG GCGACGCCggggctctgcctccctccccagcccacgtGCTTGGCCGAATTCAAGCACATCAAGTCCATCAAGTGCTCCAGCGTGGAGGAGGGccgggctgtgctgcagctggggctcagCGGCACCCCCCAG TCCCTGGCTATCAAGACGGCTTCTCTGGCCGAGGCGGAGAACATGGCCGACCTCATCGATGGCTACTGCCGGCTGCAAGGGCACTTGGAAACCTCCCTCATCATCTTCCCCAGGAGAG AGCGGGAGAAGAGGATCAGCCTGCCGCAGATCCCGGCCCC gCACCTGGAGGAGAGACAGTCCACCCTGTCCGACAGCGTGAGCGTGG ATTCCGATATTTATGCTGAAATCCCCGACGAGTCTTCACGACCGAGGTCTGGAG TCCAGCACTACGGGATCTCCCGGGAGGACGTCACGTTGGGCAGGATCCTGGGAGAAGGCTTCTTCGGAGAGGTCTACGAAGGGATCTACACCACCCCG AAAGGGGAGCGGGTCAACGTGGCGGTGAAGACCTGCAAGAAGGACTGCAGCCCGGAGAACAAGGACAAGTTCCTGAGCGAAGCGG TGCTGATGAAGAAGCTGGACCACCCCCATATCGTGAAGCTCATCGGCATCGCAGAAGAGGAGCCCACCTGGATCATCATGGAGCTCTACCCCTACGGAGAG CTGGGGCAATACCTGGAGCAGAACAAGCCCTGCCTCGCCGTGCCCACCCTCATCCTCTACGCGCTGCAGATCAGCAAAGCCCTGGCCTACCTGGAGGCCATCAACTGCGTGCACAG GGATATTGCCGTGAGGAACATCCTGGTGGCCTCCCCAGAGTGTGTGAAGCTGGGCGACTTCGGGCTCTCCAGGTACATCGAGGACGAGGAGTACTATAAAG CGTCTGTCACCCGTCTCCCCATCAAGTGGATGTCACCCGAGTCCATCAACTTCCGTCGCTTCACAACGGCCAGTGACGTCTGGATGTTTg CCGTGTGCATGTGGGAGATCCTGAGCTACGGCAAGCAGCCCTTCTTCTGGCTGGAGAACAAGGACGTGATCGGGGTGCTGGAGAGGGGTGACCGCCTGCCCAAGCCTGACCTCTGCCCTCCCGTCCTCTACACCCTCATGACGCGCTGCTGGGACTACGACCCCAACGAAAGGCCCAAGTTCAAGGACTTGGTTTGCAGCTTGAG TGACATTTACCTGATGGAGAAGGAGCTGgccaaggagcaggagaggaacaACCGCCACCGGCCTCCCAAAATCATGGAGCCACCGTCCTTCCAGGAGCCACCTCCAAAG cccagcagaccCAGGTACAAGCCACCACCCCAGAGCAACCTCCTGGCTCCCAAGCTGCAGTTCCAG GTGCCGGAGGGTCTGTGTGCCAGCTCGCCCACGCTCACCAGCCCCATCGAGTACCAGTCTCCGGCCAACTCCCTGCACACCCCGCCGCTCAACCGCCACAACGTCTTCAAGCGCCACAGCATGAGG GAGGAAGATTTCCTCcgtcccagcagcagggaggaggcgCAGAAGCTCTGGGAGATGGAGAGGCTCAAGATGCGGCAGGTCCTGgacaagcagcagaagcagatggTGGAGGACTACCAGTGGCTGCGGCAGGAGGAGAAGGCCCTG GACCCGACGGTGTTTATGAACAACAACGCTCCTCCG CTGCTCCCGGAGAAGGAGACGGATTAca CGGAGTTCACAGGGCCCCCGCAGAAGCCTCCCAGGTTTGGGGCACAG TCCATCCATCCGGCCCCCACCGCCAACCTGGACCGCACGGATGACACCGTGTACAGCAACGTCATGGACCTGGTGCGGGCTGTGCTGCAGTTGAAGAACGAGATCAGCCTCCTGCCCCCAGAAGAGTACATCATCGTGGTGAAG aaCGTGGGCCTTTCCCTGCGGAAGCTGATCGGCAGCGTCGACGAGATCCTGCCCATcctgcccgccgcctcccgcaCTGAG ATCGAGGGGACCCAGAAGCTGCTCAACAAGGACTTGGCCGACCTCATCAACAAGATGCGCCTGGCACAGCAGAACGCTGTCACCTCGCTGAGCGAGGAGTGCAAGCGGCAGATGCTGACGGCCTCCCACACCCTGGCCGTGGATGCCAAGAACCTCCTGGATGCCGTGGACCAAGCCAAGGTCCAGGCCAATCTAGTGAAGCTGTGCTTGGAGTGA
- the PTK2B gene encoding protein-tyrosine kinase 2-beta isoform X7: MGWLSRLFNQLSWKGCSAPSTPGVVRMSSIPEALGRPRSSSSRSLAGTLEATLGMGTLEMDKEEMRILKVCFYSNSFNMGKNFKLVKCPVTTEIREVIRSILVSGRIGPDIKLAECYGLRLKHVKSDEIHWLHPDLTVGEVQEKYECLHLEAEWRYDLQIRYLPEDFIERFKEDRTTLLYFYQQLRSEYMQNYASKVSEGMALQLGCLELRRFYKDMPQNALDKKSNFEFLEKEVGLDLFFPSQMQENLKPKQFRKMIQQTFQQYALLREEECILKFLHTLATFANIDQESYRCELIQGWNITVDLVIGPKGIRQMTSKEAKPTCLAEFKHIKSIKCSSVEEGRAVLQLGLSGTPQSLAIKTASLAEAENMADLIDGYCRLQGHLETSLIIFPRREREKRISLPQIPAPHLEERQSTLSDSVSVDSDIYAEIPDESSRPRSGVQHYGISREDVTLGRILGEGFFGEVYEGIYTTPKGERVNVAVKTCKKDCSPENKDKFLSEAVLMKKLDHPHIVKLIGIAEEEPTWIIMELYPYGELGQYLEQNKPCLAVPTLILYALQISKALAYLEAINCVHRDIAVRNILVASPECVKLGDFGLSRYIEDEEYYKASVTRLPIKWMSPESINFRRFTTASDVWMFAVCMWEILSYGKQPFFWLENKDVIGVLERGDRLPKPDLCPPVLYTLMTRCWDYDPNERPKFKDLVCSLSDIYLMEKELAKEQERNNRHRPPKIMEPPSFQEPPPKPSRPRYKPPPQSNLLAPKLQFQVPEGLCASSPTLTSPIEYQSPANSLHTPPLNRHNVFKRHSMREEDFLRPSSREEAQKLWEMERLKMRQVLDKQQKQMVEDYQWLRQEEKALDPTVFMNNNAPPLLPEKETDYNGVAEFTGPPQKPPRFGAQSIHPAPTANLDRTDDTVYSNVMDLVRAVLQLKNEISLLPPEEYIIVVKNVGLSLRKLIGSVDEILPILPAASRTEIEGTQKLLNKDLADLINKMRLAQQNAVTSLSEECKRQMLTASHTLAVDAKNLLDAVDQAKVQANLVKLCLE; encoded by the exons GGAAGGGATGCTCAGCCCCTAGCACCCCAGGCGTGGTGAGGATGTCATCCATCCCCGAGGCGCTGGGTCGCCCCCGGAGCAGCTCCTCCCGCAGCCTGGCCGGGACCCTGGAGGCCACCCTGGGCATGGGGACGTTGGAGATGGACAAGGAGGAGATGCGCATCCTCAAGGTCTGCTTCTACAGCAACAGCTTCAACATGGGCAAGAACTTCAAGCTGGTGAAGTGTCCGGTGACGACAGAGATCCGG gaGGTGATCAGGTCCATCCTGGTGAGCGGCCGCATCGGGCCTGACATCAAGTTGGCCGAGTGCTATGGGCTCCGCCTGAAGCACGTGAAGTCGGACGAGATCCACTGGCTGCACCCAGACCTGACGGTGGGTGAAGTGCAGGAGAAGTACGAGTGCCTGCACCTGGAGGCTGAGTGGAG GTACGATCTCCAAATCCGCTATCTGCCGGAGGATTTCATAGAGCGCTTCAAAGAGGACAGGACCACCTTGCTCTACTTCTACCAGCAG CTCCGGAGCGAGTACATGCAGAATTACGCCAGCAAGGTGAGCGAGGGCATGgccctgcagctgggctgcctgGAGCTCAG GAGGTTTTATAAGGACATGCCTCAGAATGCGCTGGATAAGAAATCCAACTTCGAGTTCCTGGA GAAGGAGGTGGGCCTGGACCTCTTCTTCCCCAGCCAGATGCAGGAGAACCTGAAG CCCAAGCAGTTCCGGAAGATGATCCAGCAGACCTTCCAGCAGTACGcgctgctgcgggaggaggagTGCATCCTCAAGTTCCTCCACACCCTCGCCACCTTCGCCAACATCGACCAGGAGAGCTACCGCTGCGAGCTCATC cAAGGGTGGAACATCACGGTGGACCTGGTCATCGGACCCAAGGGCATCCGGCAGATGACGAGCAAGGAGGCCAAG cccacgtGCTTGGCCGAATTCAAGCACATCAAGTCCATCAAGTGCTCCAGCGTGGAGGAGGGccgggctgtgctgcagctggggctcagCGGCACCCCCCAG TCCCTGGCTATCAAGACGGCTTCTCTGGCCGAGGCGGAGAACATGGCCGACCTCATCGATGGCTACTGCCGGCTGCAAGGGCACTTGGAAACCTCCCTCATCATCTTCCCCAGGAGAG AGCGGGAGAAGAGGATCAGCCTGCCGCAGATCCCGGCCCC gCACCTGGAGGAGAGACAGTCCACCCTGTCCGACAGCGTGAGCGTGG ATTCCGATATTTATGCTGAAATCCCCGACGAGTCTTCACGACCGAGGTCTGGAG TCCAGCACTACGGGATCTCCCGGGAGGACGTCACGTTGGGCAGGATCCTGGGAGAAGGCTTCTTCGGAGAGGTCTACGAAGGGATCTACACCACCCCG AAAGGGGAGCGGGTCAACGTGGCGGTGAAGACCTGCAAGAAGGACTGCAGCCCGGAGAACAAGGACAAGTTCCTGAGCGAAGCGG TGCTGATGAAGAAGCTGGACCACCCCCATATCGTGAAGCTCATCGGCATCGCAGAAGAGGAGCCCACCTGGATCATCATGGAGCTCTACCCCTACGGAGAG CTGGGGCAATACCTGGAGCAGAACAAGCCCTGCCTCGCCGTGCCCACCCTCATCCTCTACGCGCTGCAGATCAGCAAAGCCCTGGCCTACCTGGAGGCCATCAACTGCGTGCACAG GGATATTGCCGTGAGGAACATCCTGGTGGCCTCCCCAGAGTGTGTGAAGCTGGGCGACTTCGGGCTCTCCAGGTACATCGAGGACGAGGAGTACTATAAAG CGTCTGTCACCCGTCTCCCCATCAAGTGGATGTCACCCGAGTCCATCAACTTCCGTCGCTTCACAACGGCCAGTGACGTCTGGATGTTTg CCGTGTGCATGTGGGAGATCCTGAGCTACGGCAAGCAGCCCTTCTTCTGGCTGGAGAACAAGGACGTGATCGGGGTGCTGGAGAGGGGTGACCGCCTGCCCAAGCCTGACCTCTGCCCTCCCGTCCTCTACACCCTCATGACGCGCTGCTGGGACTACGACCCCAACGAAAGGCCCAAGTTCAAGGACTTGGTTTGCAGCTTGAG TGACATTTACCTGATGGAGAAGGAGCTGgccaaggagcaggagaggaacaACCGCCACCGGCCTCCCAAAATCATGGAGCCACCGTCCTTCCAGGAGCCACCTCCAAAG cccagcagaccCAGGTACAAGCCACCACCCCAGAGCAACCTCCTGGCTCCCAAGCTGCAGTTCCAG GTGCCGGAGGGTCTGTGTGCCAGCTCGCCCACGCTCACCAGCCCCATCGAGTACCAGTCTCCGGCCAACTCCCTGCACACCCCGCCGCTCAACCGCCACAACGTCTTCAAGCGCCACAGCATGAGG GAGGAAGATTTCCTCcgtcccagcagcagggaggaggcgCAGAAGCTCTGGGAGATGGAGAGGCTCAAGATGCGGCAGGTCCTGgacaagcagcagaagcagatggTGGAGGACTACCAGTGGCTGCGGCAGGAGGAGAAGGCCCTG GACCCGACGGTGTTTATGAACAACAACGCTCCTCCG CTGCTCCCGGAGAAGGAGACGGATTAca ACGGCGTAGCGGAGTTCACAGGGCCCCCGCAGAAGCCTCCCAGGTTTGGGGCACAG TCCATCCATCCGGCCCCCACCGCCAACCTGGACCGCACGGATGACACCGTGTACAGCAACGTCATGGACCTGGTGCGGGCTGTGCTGCAGTTGAAGAACGAGATCAGCCTCCTGCCCCCAGAAGAGTACATCATCGTGGTGAAG aaCGTGGGCCTTTCCCTGCGGAAGCTGATCGGCAGCGTCGACGAGATCCTGCCCATcctgcccgccgcctcccgcaCTGAG ATCGAGGGGACCCAGAAGCTGCTCAACAAGGACTTGGCCGACCTCATCAACAAGATGCGCCTGGCACAGCAGAACGCTGTCACCTCGCTGAGCGAGGAGTGCAAGCGGCAGATGCTGACGGCCTCCCACACCCTGGCCGTGGATGCCAAGAACCTCCTGGATGCCGTGGACCAAGCCAAGGTCCAGGCCAATCTAGTGAAGCTGTGCTTGGAGTGA
- the PTK2B gene encoding protein-tyrosine kinase 2-beta isoform X8, with protein sequence MGWLSRLFNQLSWKGCSAPSTPGVVRMSSIPEALGRPRSSSSRSLAGTLEATLGMGTLEMDKEEMRILKVCFYSNSFNMGKNFKLVKCPVTTEIREVIRSILVSGRIGPDIKLAECYGLRLKHVKSDEIHWLHPDLTVGEVQEKYECLHLEAEWRYDLQIRYLPEDFIERFKEDRTTLLYFYQQLRSEYMQNYASKVSEGMALQLGCLELRRFYKDMPQNALDKKSNFEFLEKEVGLDLFFPSQMQENLKPKQFRKMIQQTFQQYALLREEECILKFLHTLATFANIDQESYRCELIQGWNITVDLVIGPKGIRQMTSKEAKPTCLAEFKHIKSIKCSSVEEGRAVLQLGLSGTPQSLAIKTASLAEAENMADLIDGYCRLQGHLETSLIIFPRREREKRISLPQIPAPHLEERQSTLSDSVSVDSDIYAEIPDESSRPRSGVQHYGISREDVTLGRILGEGFFGEVYEGIYTTPKGERVNVAVKTCKKDCSPENKDKFLSEAVLMKKLDHPHIVKLIGIAEEEPTWIIMELYPYGELGQYLEQNKPCLAVPTLILYALQISKALAYLEAINCVHRDIAVRNILVASPECVKLGDFGLSRYIEDEEYYKASVTRLPIKWMSPESINFRRFTTASDVWMFAVCMWEILSYGKQPFFWLENKDVIGVLERGDRLPKPDLCPPVLYTLMTRCWDYDPNERPKFKDLVCSLSDIYLMEKELAKEQERNNRHRPPKIMEPPSFQEPPPKPSRPRYKPPPQSNLLAPKLQFQVPEGLCASSPTLTSPIEYQSPANSLHTPPLNRHNVFKRHSMREEDFLRPSSREEAQKLWEMERLKMRQVLDKQQKQMVEDYQWLRQEEKALDPTVFMNNNAPPLLPEKETDYTEFTGPPQKPPRFGAQSIHPAPTANLDRTDDTVYSNVMDLVRAVLQLKNEISLLPPEEYIIVVKNVGLSLRKLIGSVDEILPILPAASRTEIEGTQKLLNKDLADLINKMRLAQQNAVTSLSEECKRQMLTASHTLAVDAKNLLDAVDQAKVQANLVKLCLE encoded by the exons GGAAGGGATGCTCAGCCCCTAGCACCCCAGGCGTGGTGAGGATGTCATCCATCCCCGAGGCGCTGGGTCGCCCCCGGAGCAGCTCCTCCCGCAGCCTGGCCGGGACCCTGGAGGCCACCCTGGGCATGGGGACGTTGGAGATGGACAAGGAGGAGATGCGCATCCTCAAGGTCTGCTTCTACAGCAACAGCTTCAACATGGGCAAGAACTTCAAGCTGGTGAAGTGTCCGGTGACGACAGAGATCCGG gaGGTGATCAGGTCCATCCTGGTGAGCGGCCGCATCGGGCCTGACATCAAGTTGGCCGAGTGCTATGGGCTCCGCCTGAAGCACGTGAAGTCGGACGAGATCCACTGGCTGCACCCAGACCTGACGGTGGGTGAAGTGCAGGAGAAGTACGAGTGCCTGCACCTGGAGGCTGAGTGGAG GTACGATCTCCAAATCCGCTATCTGCCGGAGGATTTCATAGAGCGCTTCAAAGAGGACAGGACCACCTTGCTCTACTTCTACCAGCAG CTCCGGAGCGAGTACATGCAGAATTACGCCAGCAAGGTGAGCGAGGGCATGgccctgcagctgggctgcctgGAGCTCAG GAGGTTTTATAAGGACATGCCTCAGAATGCGCTGGATAAGAAATCCAACTTCGAGTTCCTGGA GAAGGAGGTGGGCCTGGACCTCTTCTTCCCCAGCCAGATGCAGGAGAACCTGAAG CCCAAGCAGTTCCGGAAGATGATCCAGCAGACCTTCCAGCAGTACGcgctgctgcgggaggaggagTGCATCCTCAAGTTCCTCCACACCCTCGCCACCTTCGCCAACATCGACCAGGAGAGCTACCGCTGCGAGCTCATC cAAGGGTGGAACATCACGGTGGACCTGGTCATCGGACCCAAGGGCATCCGGCAGATGACGAGCAAGGAGGCCAAG cccacgtGCTTGGCCGAATTCAAGCACATCAAGTCCATCAAGTGCTCCAGCGTGGAGGAGGGccgggctgtgctgcagctggggctcagCGGCACCCCCCAG TCCCTGGCTATCAAGACGGCTTCTCTGGCCGAGGCGGAGAACATGGCCGACCTCATCGATGGCTACTGCCGGCTGCAAGGGCACTTGGAAACCTCCCTCATCATCTTCCCCAGGAGAG AGCGGGAGAAGAGGATCAGCCTGCCGCAGATCCCGGCCCC gCACCTGGAGGAGAGACAGTCCACCCTGTCCGACAGCGTGAGCGTGG ATTCCGATATTTATGCTGAAATCCCCGACGAGTCTTCACGACCGAGGTCTGGAG TCCAGCACTACGGGATCTCCCGGGAGGACGTCACGTTGGGCAGGATCCTGGGAGAAGGCTTCTTCGGAGAGGTCTACGAAGGGATCTACACCACCCCG AAAGGGGAGCGGGTCAACGTGGCGGTGAAGACCTGCAAGAAGGACTGCAGCCCGGAGAACAAGGACAAGTTCCTGAGCGAAGCGG TGCTGATGAAGAAGCTGGACCACCCCCATATCGTGAAGCTCATCGGCATCGCAGAAGAGGAGCCCACCTGGATCATCATGGAGCTCTACCCCTACGGAGAG CTGGGGCAATACCTGGAGCAGAACAAGCCCTGCCTCGCCGTGCCCACCCTCATCCTCTACGCGCTGCAGATCAGCAAAGCCCTGGCCTACCTGGAGGCCATCAACTGCGTGCACAG GGATATTGCCGTGAGGAACATCCTGGTGGCCTCCCCAGAGTGTGTGAAGCTGGGCGACTTCGGGCTCTCCAGGTACATCGAGGACGAGGAGTACTATAAAG CGTCTGTCACCCGTCTCCCCATCAAGTGGATGTCACCCGAGTCCATCAACTTCCGTCGCTTCACAACGGCCAGTGACGTCTGGATGTTTg CCGTGTGCATGTGGGAGATCCTGAGCTACGGCAAGCAGCCCTTCTTCTGGCTGGAGAACAAGGACGTGATCGGGGTGCTGGAGAGGGGTGACCGCCTGCCCAAGCCTGACCTCTGCCCTCCCGTCCTCTACACCCTCATGACGCGCTGCTGGGACTACGACCCCAACGAAAGGCCCAAGTTCAAGGACTTGGTTTGCAGCTTGAG TGACATTTACCTGATGGAGAAGGAGCTGgccaaggagcaggagaggaacaACCGCCACCGGCCTCCCAAAATCATGGAGCCACCGTCCTTCCAGGAGCCACCTCCAAAG cccagcagaccCAGGTACAAGCCACCACCCCAGAGCAACCTCCTGGCTCCCAAGCTGCAGTTCCAG GTGCCGGAGGGTCTGTGTGCCAGCTCGCCCACGCTCACCAGCCCCATCGAGTACCAGTCTCCGGCCAACTCCCTGCACACCCCGCCGCTCAACCGCCACAACGTCTTCAAGCGCCACAGCATGAGG GAGGAAGATTTCCTCcgtcccagcagcagggaggaggcgCAGAAGCTCTGGGAGATGGAGAGGCTCAAGATGCGGCAGGTCCTGgacaagcagcagaagcagatggTGGAGGACTACCAGTGGCTGCGGCAGGAGGAGAAGGCCCTG GACCCGACGGTGTTTATGAACAACAACGCTCCTCCG CTGCTCCCGGAGAAGGAGACGGATTAca CGGAGTTCACAGGGCCCCCGCAGAAGCCTCCCAGGTTTGGGGCACAG TCCATCCATCCGGCCCCCACCGCCAACCTGGACCGCACGGATGACACCGTGTACAGCAACGTCATGGACCTGGTGCGGGCTGTGCTGCAGTTGAAGAACGAGATCAGCCTCCTGCCCCCAGAAGAGTACATCATCGTGGTGAAG aaCGTGGGCCTTTCCCTGCGGAAGCTGATCGGCAGCGTCGACGAGATCCTGCCCATcctgcccgccgcctcccgcaCTGAG ATCGAGGGGACCCAGAAGCTGCTCAACAAGGACTTGGCCGACCTCATCAACAAGATGCGCCTGGCACAGCAGAACGCTGTCACCTCGCTGAGCGAGGAGTGCAAGCGGCAGATGCTGACGGCCTCCCACACCCTGGCCGTGGATGCCAAGAACCTCCTGGATGCCGTGGACCAAGCCAAGGTCCAGGCCAATCTAGTGAAGCTGTGCTTGGAGTGA